A genomic stretch from Streptomyces sp. QL37 includes:
- a CDS encoding sugar nucleotide-binding protein → MTVLVVGGGGFLGTELVRQASAAGHRVAATFATRPCDCPEATWYELDLRVSDRVEKIVASLAPCVVINASSGGADWTVTADGSVRLAMAVAKYGCRLVHVSSDAVFSGARVHYDESCRPDPVTPYGAAKAAAETGIRLLAPDAVIARTSLIIGGLQSEHVRLVHDLATGSRSGALFTDDIRCPVHVGDLAAALLELAFTDARGMHHLAGTDAVSRHGLGVLIAERDGLDASRLPKGLRAGTSLAGALDVRLDSRATQAKLRTTLRGVHEFL, encoded by the coding sequence ATGACTGTTCTTGTTGTCGGCGGCGGCGGTTTCCTGGGCACCGAGTTGGTCCGCCAGGCATCTGCCGCTGGACATCGCGTCGCCGCGACCTTCGCGACCAGGCCGTGCGATTGTCCGGAGGCCACGTGGTACGAGTTGGACCTGCGGGTCAGCGACCGTGTCGAGAAGATCGTTGCCTCGCTTGCCCCCTGCGTGGTCATCAACGCGAGCAGCGGCGGCGCCGACTGGACCGTCACAGCCGATGGCTCGGTCCGCCTGGCGATGGCTGTGGCGAAGTACGGCTGCCGCCTCGTTCACGTGAGCAGCGACGCCGTGTTCTCCGGCGCGCGAGTCCACTACGACGAATCCTGTCGTCCCGATCCCGTCACCCCGTACGGCGCAGCGAAGGCCGCGGCGGAGACCGGCATCCGGCTTCTTGCTCCGGACGCCGTCATCGCCCGTACCTCTCTGATCATCGGCGGCCTCCAGTCCGAGCATGTACGCCTCGTGCACGACCTCGCGACCGGCTCCCGATCCGGAGCCCTGTTCACCGACGACATCCGCTGCCCCGTGCATGTCGGTGACCTCGCCGCCGCCCTGCTGGAACTGGCCTTCACCGACGCCCGCGGCATGCACCACCTTGCGGGCACCGATGCCGTGAGTCGTCACGGCCTGGGTGTGCTGATCGCTGAGCGGGACGGCCTCGATGCTTCCCGACTGCCGAAGGGCCTCCGCGCCGGCACCTCGCTTGCCGGCGCACTCGACGTCCGGCTCGACAGCCGGGCCACCCAGGCGAAGCTGCGCACGACATTGCGCGGCGTCCACGAGTTCCTCTGA
- a CDS encoding HNH endonuclease family protein, which produces MTAPAAHAKNYTLPLRSAVDRVPVADEDRTGYDRDLFHIWIDADRDGCDTRREVLLAEAVTAPEVTGRCRLTEGTGTWLSWYDDVEVTGQRRLDIDHLVPLAEAWDSGASAWNFDRRERYANDLGDSRALLAVTDRSNRQKSDQDVAEWLPIDDVVCHYVSDWTAIKLRWGLTADRAEHTALTSLAEGCPNTPVHVSTAD; this is translated from the coding sequence GTGACCGCCCCTGCCGCGCACGCCAAGAACTACACGCTGCCGCTGCGCTCCGCCGTGGACAGGGTGCCGGTGGCGGACGAGGACCGCACGGGCTACGACCGGGACCTGTTCCACATCTGGATCGACGCGGACCGGGACGGCTGTGACACCCGCCGCGAGGTCCTCCTCGCCGAGGCGGTGACGGCCCCGGAGGTCACGGGCCGGTGCCGGCTGACCGAGGGGACCGGCACATGGCTGTCCTGGTACGACGACGTGGAGGTGACCGGCCAAAGGCGGCTGGACATCGACCACCTTGTCCCGCTCGCCGAAGCCTGGGACTCCGGAGCCTCCGCCTGGAATTTCGACCGGCGCGAGCGCTACGCCAACGATCTCGGTGACTCCCGTGCCCTTCTCGCGGTCACCGACCGCTCCAACCGCCAGAAGTCCGACCAGGATGTCGCCGAGTGGCTGCCCATCGACGACGTGGTCTGTCACTACGTCAGCGACTGGACCGCCATCAAGCTGCGCTGGGGCCTGACCGCGGACCGTGCCGAGCACACGGCTCTGACCAGCCTCGCCGAGGGCTGCCCCAACACCCCGGTACACGTCAGCACCGCTGACTGA
- a CDS encoding DUF317 domain-containing protein: MTIAPLGAGFSTTVEALRLREWQLGPGQPTLVMDQFCAEDFHLIVDDRADVHVSSKDGRFYLGWFPDGRPGTDGEGWRIAVTGTAEVPGYHLAFDTETPADIVAAAVARVLETSRRV, from the coding sequence GTGACCATCGCGCCCCTGGGTGCCGGTTTCTCTACCACCGTCGAAGCCCTGCGGTTGCGTGAGTGGCAGCTCGGTCCGGGCCAGCCCACGCTCGTCATGGACCAATTCTGCGCAGAAGATTTCCACCTGATCGTGGACGATCGCGCGGACGTGCATGTCAGCTCGAAGGACGGCCGTTTCTACCTCGGCTGGTTCCCGGACGGCCGCCCCGGCACCGACGGTGAGGGATGGAGGATAGCCGTCACCGGCACGGCCGAGGTGCCCGGCTACCACCTGGCGTTCGACACCGAGACGCCGGCTGACATCGTCGCCGCCGCCGTGGCGCGAGTGTTGGAGACGTCGCGGCGCGTATGA
- a CDS encoding helix-turn-helix transcriptional regulator, with protein MIKKMGYRWNLRKLMADREMFQTTDLVPLLAERGVDLSREQVFRLVTQPPQRMSMDTLAALCDILDCQPNDLIEIQVVNEEVRKTAGGETSGPLPAVRRTSIRRPEGL; from the coding sequence GTGATCAAGAAGATGGGCTACCGCTGGAACCTGCGCAAGCTCATGGCCGACCGGGAGATGTTCCAGACCACCGACCTGGTGCCGCTGCTGGCTGAACGGGGCGTCGACCTCTCGCGCGAACAGGTCTTCCGTCTGGTCACGCAGCCGCCGCAGCGGATGTCGATGGACACCCTCGCGGCTCTGTGCGACATCCTCGACTGCCAGCCCAACGACCTCATCGAGATCCAGGTCGTCAACGAAGAGGTACGCAAAACCGCTGGTGGCGAGACGTCCGGCCCGCTGCCAGCCGTGCGTCGGACCTCGATCCGCCGACCGGAGGGCCTGTGA
- a CDS encoding DUF6233 domain-containing protein has translation MVHAGRSGGALSHGGRTWHRPGNEAPQGGLRRSAPPRLHRGGCATYPDQVGLISRAGAMVALAEPDIEPCGVCRPDTGLRG, from the coding sequence ATGGTGCACGCGGGGCGCTCGGGAGGTGCGCTGTCCCACGGGGGTAGAACGTGGCACCGACCTGGTAACGAGGCGCCGCAGGGCGGGTTACGCCGCAGCGCTCCTCCTCGGCTGCACCGGGGAGGGTGTGCCACCTATCCCGACCAGGTGGGGCTGATCTCCCGCGCGGGCGCGATGGTGGCCTTGGCGGAGCCGGACATCGAGCCGTGCGGGGTCTGCAGGCCGGACACCGGCCTTCGGGGCTGA
- a CDS encoding relaxase/mobilization nuclease domain-containing protein — MIPRVHKRGSNTFGLLNYLYGKGTHEEHVDPHLVAAWDSFAPDPGRDPQATKRHLQQLLDQPVQALAESRRPAKHVWHLSVRAAPDDPVLSDEQWGEIARRMVAATGIAPAADEAGCRWAAVRHADDHIHIIATLVREDGRRPRLNNDAKRSQAEARLIEAEYGLKQLSAGDGTAAQRPTSAERHKAQRQGRERTAREDLRESVRRAVTGARSEEEFFDRLAAAGLLIRKREAPSGDLLGYKVALPDDRNRNGEPVFYPGARLAPDLSLPRIRERWSADSDKTGSPDSPGSASPNSPSAARRRAATAAWVAIGVVEDGDDAVAAAYVAATGEVLDALAKTSAAHTRGELRDAATAFERASRSHVRAVRGHDRALRQAARDLVHGGPALGRGEDGASTAMVIDMLFFLVTAAAHWHARKGHAQQAEAASRAAEHLRNAYRPASAQPLGVLYQRGRRLSQPVLHRQTALLRETLPSLAEKILAEPGWYALAATIAEADAAGHDPAALLSDAVESRELGTADSVSDVLVWRLRRRADLPADATGIPKNRTVQNPAKVRPATARATASGRRFGEETPGNTR, encoded by the coding sequence ATGATCCCGCGCGTCCACAAGCGAGGCTCGAACACGTTCGGCCTGCTCAACTACCTCTACGGCAAAGGGACCCATGAGGAGCATGTCGACCCGCATCTCGTCGCGGCCTGGGACAGTTTCGCTCCCGACCCCGGTCGCGATCCGCAGGCCACGAAGCGGCATCTGCAGCAGCTCCTGGACCAGCCCGTCCAGGCACTCGCGGAGTCGCGCCGCCCGGCGAAGCACGTCTGGCACCTTTCGGTCCGGGCCGCACCGGATGACCCGGTTCTCTCCGACGAGCAATGGGGCGAGATCGCCCGACGCATGGTCGCCGCGACCGGCATCGCTCCGGCCGCCGACGAGGCGGGATGCCGCTGGGCAGCGGTGCGCCACGCCGACGACCACATCCACATCATCGCCACGCTCGTCCGCGAGGACGGCCGGCGCCCGCGCCTCAACAACGACGCCAAGCGGTCGCAGGCCGAAGCCCGCTTGATCGAAGCCGAGTACGGGCTCAAGCAGCTCAGTGCCGGGGATGGGACCGCAGCGCAGCGCCCGACCAGCGCCGAGCGCCACAAGGCCCAGCGACAGGGCCGCGAGCGCACCGCGCGCGAAGACCTGCGCGAGAGCGTACGTCGAGCGGTGACCGGCGCCAGAAGCGAAGAGGAGTTCTTCGACCGCCTTGCCGCCGCCGGCCTGCTGATCCGCAAGCGCGAGGCCCCGTCCGGCGACCTGCTCGGCTACAAGGTGGCCCTGCCGGATGACCGCAACAGAAACGGTGAGCCCGTGTTCTACCCCGGTGCGCGCCTCGCCCCGGATCTGTCCCTGCCGCGCATCCGGGAGCGCTGGTCCGCCGACTCCGACAAGACGGGGTCGCCAGATTCTCCCGGCAGCGCATCGCCCAACAGCCCTTCTGCCGCGCGTCGCCGGGCGGCCACGGCTGCGTGGGTGGCAATCGGGGTCGTCGAGGACGGTGACGACGCAGTCGCTGCTGCGTACGTCGCCGCAACCGGCGAGGTCCTAGACGCCCTCGCGAAAACGTCCGCCGCCCACACCCGCGGCGAACTACGTGATGCTGCCACAGCGTTCGAGCGGGCCTCGCGCTCTCACGTACGCGCTGTACGCGGACACGACCGGGCCTTGCGGCAGGCTGCCCGCGACCTCGTCCACGGAGGCCCGGCCCTCGGCCGGGGCGAGGACGGCGCCAGCACCGCGATGGTGATCGACATGCTGTTCTTCCTCGTCACGGCCGCCGCCCACTGGCATGCGAGGAAGGGCCATGCCCAGCAAGCCGAAGCCGCTAGCCGGGCCGCCGAGCACCTGCGCAACGCCTACCGGCCCGCTTCCGCTCAGCCACTCGGCGTGCTCTACCAGCGCGGCCGACGCCTGAGCCAGCCGGTACTCCATCGACAGACGGCGCTTCTGCGCGAAACGCTGCCGAGCCTGGCCGAGAAGATTCTCGCCGAGCCCGGTTGGTACGCCCTTGCCGCGACCATCGCGGAAGCCGACGCCGCCGGCCACGACCCGGCCGCGCTCCTGTCCGACGCCGTGGAGAGCCGAGAACTGGGCACTGCGGACTCGGTCAGTGACGTCCTGGTGTGGCGACTGCGGCGGCGAGCGGATCTACCGGCCGACGCTACGGGGATTCCGAAGAACCGCACGGTGCAAAATCCGGCGAAGGTGCGCCCGGCAACGGCGCGAGCCACCGCCTCTGGCCGCCGTTTCGGTGAAGAAACACCTGGCAACACACGATGA
- the mobC gene encoding plasmid mobilization relaxosome protein MobC, whose translation MQQRERLRDENKRIRQPSCRMNDDEYQLLTRAAAVCSMSVASFLAHAALKAAGDLDRTAAEIAAQREVHNELFALRRHLGHIGNNVNQVAKATNSGAEVPYAEAVLGAVQRATQRVDAFIQHYLNTETRAG comes from the coding sequence GTGCAGCAGCGTGAACGCCTGCGCGACGAGAACAAACGCATACGCCAGCCCAGCTGCCGCATGAACGACGACGAGTACCAACTCCTCACCCGCGCAGCCGCCGTGTGCAGCATGAGCGTCGCCAGTTTCCTCGCCCACGCCGCGCTCAAAGCCGCCGGCGACCTCGACCGTACGGCGGCGGAAATCGCCGCCCAACGAGAAGTCCACAACGAGCTCTTCGCTTTGCGCCGGCACCTCGGCCACATCGGCAACAACGTCAACCAGGTAGCCAAGGCGACCAACTCTGGTGCCGAAGTCCCGTACGCCGAAGCCGTACTCGGCGCCGTCCAGCGCGCCACCCAGCGCGTGGACGCCTTCATCCAGCACTACCTCAACACCGAAACCCGAGCAGGATGA
- a CDS encoding STAS domain-containing protein, giving the protein MTADEELDTSRPAPSVLAPAGELDMDSIGPLTAEIETALARHNSVVLDASNISFGDSMFLRLVLSTHNQGDLRIAAPSPAVTRLFRVVGADTVLRIYPTLNDALAA; this is encoded by the coding sequence ATGACAGCTGATGAAGAACTCGACACGTCGCGGCCCGCGCCGTCTGTCCTCGCCCCTGCCGGCGAGCTCGACATGGACTCCATCGGCCCCCTGACGGCGGAGATCGAGACCGCCCTCGCCCGGCACAACAGCGTTGTCCTGGACGCCAGCAACATCAGCTTCGGCGACTCCATGTTCCTCAGACTCGTCCTGAGCACCCACAACCAGGGCGACCTGCGCATCGCCGCACCGTCCCCCGCCGTCACCCGGCTGTTCCGCGTCGTCGGCGCCGACACCGTCCTGCGGATCTACCCCACCCTCAACGACGCGCTCGCCGCGTAA
- a CDS encoding DUF6233 domain-containing protein, with amino-acid sequence MPGIHTAVGAGLFSREDAMVALAEPDTEPCGVCRPDTRLTHG; translated from the coding sequence ATGCCTGGCATACACACGGCGGTAGGGGCCGGGCTGTTCTCCCGGGAGGACGCGATGGTGGCTCTGGCTGAGCCGGACACCGAGCCGTGCGGGGTCTGCCGGCCGGACACCAGGCTGACGCACGGGTAG
- a CDS encoding tyrosine-type recombinase/integrase, protein MAKAADLAGAAHLMLVDGISYLDPAPGVFEAMLEGWTKQQRARFLKWEGTIKPRLSLVRRFAEYSNQYPWQWQPAEFEAFIGHLRTKTPTFTVSSGRNYQNHLRLFCEFITDPRYGWMSVCQERFGEVPVQILHEWNTVKHVSEYEGDPRRRPLTYDEIQDLFDAADGRVEEIRKRGRKGALTAMRDSALLKTYYAYGMRRRENVGLDLADLRRNPKAPQYKRHGAVFVRWGKSSKGSPPKRRTIFTVPEMDWIVDDLDHYLTEVRPRFNVGKHPAIWVTERSGRLSRRSANEAFEAAKQAADLPEELELHCLRHSYITHLTEFDYPERFVQDQAGHGYASTTALYTGVSDEYRNRLVHKKLGQRYPGIWEDPK, encoded by the coding sequence GTGGCGAAAGCGGCCGATTTGGCGGGTGCGGCACACCTGATGCTCGTGGACGGGATCTCCTACCTGGATCCCGCGCCTGGCGTGTTCGAGGCCATGCTGGAGGGGTGGACCAAGCAGCAGCGGGCCCGCTTCCTGAAGTGGGAGGGGACCATCAAGCCGCGGCTGTCGCTGGTCCGCCGGTTCGCCGAGTACTCCAACCAGTACCCGTGGCAGTGGCAGCCGGCGGAGTTCGAGGCGTTCATCGGCCACCTGCGCACGAAGACGCCGACGTTCACGGTGTCGAGCGGCCGCAACTACCAGAACCACCTGCGGCTGTTCTGCGAGTTCATCACCGATCCGCGCTACGGCTGGATGTCCGTCTGCCAGGAGCGTTTCGGCGAGGTGCCGGTCCAGATCCTGCACGAGTGGAACACTGTCAAGCACGTCAGCGAGTACGAGGGCGACCCGCGCCGCCGGCCGCTGACCTACGACGAGATCCAGGATCTGTTCGACGCCGCCGACGGACGGGTCGAGGAGATCCGAAAGCGCGGCCGTAAAGGTGCGTTGACCGCGATGCGCGACTCCGCCCTGCTCAAGACCTACTACGCCTACGGCATGCGGCGCCGGGAGAACGTCGGCCTCGACCTCGCCGACCTGCGGCGCAATCCGAAGGCCCCGCAGTACAAGCGCCACGGGGCGGTGTTCGTACGCTGGGGCAAGTCCTCCAAGGGCAGCCCGCCCAAGCGCCGCACCATCTTCACCGTCCCCGAGATGGACTGGATCGTCGATGACCTCGACCACTACCTGACCGAGGTCCGGCCCCGCTTCAACGTGGGAAAGCACCCCGCGATCTGGGTCACCGAACGCTCCGGGCGCCTATCCCGCCGGTCGGCGAACGAAGCCTTCGAGGCCGCCAAGCAGGCCGCCGACCTGCCCGAAGAGCTCGAGTTGCATTGCCTGAGGCATTCCTATATCACACATTTGACCGAATTTGATTACCCGGAAAGGTTCGTCCAGGACCAGGCCGGTCACGGCTACGCCAGTACGACGGCCCTTTATACGGGCGTCTCGGACGAGTACCGCAACCGGCTGGTGCACAAGAAGTTGGGCCAGCGTTACCCGGGCATCTGGGAGGATCCGAAGTGA
- a CDS encoding DUF317 domain-containing protein, translating to MEAPLYPDFPFDPSTPRGGQPAFWVGPRYLAGDDGRLYDGVADTLSGLGWTSLTIVRGRHQPDEADEDRQVLRSTVLHISPDALRWAQWSLADEPFHLGGLPIAWQVSARPDTSSPLAQWSAYFTCGVPGESVADFLVALDACNQPAVPIAGPELVLDAVASHGWFRDIDQPRAAATDPTFTSHISLGEVPPLIQDGDSRALTTEVDEVGSVGWQAWAEPALGAPCLWAVSFGASVPHDLVAAFAASLSSTAPVLRRVLPEATQARLLRAPAI from the coding sequence TTGGAGGCGCCCCTGTACCCCGACTTCCCTTTCGACCCGTCCACTCCGCGTGGCGGCCAGCCCGCGTTCTGGGTCGGGCCCCGATATTTGGCCGGTGACGATGGGCGCCTCTACGACGGCGTCGCCGACACGCTTTCTGGCCTGGGCTGGACGAGCCTGACGATCGTCCGCGGTCGCCACCAGCCCGACGAAGCAGATGAGGACCGCCAGGTCCTGCGCAGTACCGTCCTGCACATCAGCCCCGATGCCCTCCGGTGGGCGCAGTGGAGCTTGGCGGACGAGCCGTTCCACCTGGGAGGTCTGCCGATTGCCTGGCAGGTTTCCGCCCGCCCGGACACGAGCAGCCCGCTCGCTCAGTGGTCGGCGTACTTCACCTGCGGCGTCCCTGGCGAGTCCGTGGCCGACTTTCTCGTCGCACTCGATGCCTGCAACCAGCCCGCCGTGCCGATCGCGGGCCCCGAGCTGGTCCTCGACGCCGTCGCCTCACACGGCTGGTTCCGCGACATCGACCAGCCCCGGGCGGCGGCGACGGATCCGACGTTCACCTCGCACATCAGCCTCGGCGAGGTGCCGCCCCTCATCCAGGACGGCGACTCCCGCGCCTTGACCACCGAGGTCGACGAAGTGGGATCGGTTGGGTGGCAGGCGTGGGCGGAGCCCGCGCTCGGCGCGCCGTGCCTGTGGGCGGTGTCCTTCGGCGCGAGCGTTCCACACGATCTCGTCGCGGCCTTCGCCGCCTCCCTCAGCTCGACCGCGCCGGTCCTGCGGCGGGTGCTGCCCGAGGCCACCCAGGCGCGGCTCCTGCGCGCGCCAGCCATCTAA
- a CDS encoding site-specific integrase — MQLFFADQRKVWKVGQVAGLSHAELSALFARRMVPTGTPILLDGAMRPVEPVSSWFRSLALERKDAKTMRSYAYSVLMLLHFLLARGADLRSAAETDLREFRLLRQDEAEEVIGDAAWDRDWAAIESLYRFLIRTGAVAQQPWRATPQGSGLASGIQPDLRVRHMELDQYLYLRDVGFGGLAPDAGLDVLFRGWRPHRNRAACELALMTGMRIQEWSTLLLPELGLIGGQRPAFTDIDLKASAKFGRPRSVYVAPDPMELLDPYLLLERPEIVAKAQRSLRRRHRELFVVQRLEAEGTKLRGVLDGLTITRTIKNMKPGLRRLAVLETGEGLDPLALFIGQGGRMLTFSAWDRIRWRAWDRLKAWSGDRHAPVLPGRCWVYHDLRHTFALRLLIFLTREALNDAEGQGLPMSTLLDHMTGNPLLVVQRRLGHAHPSTTYRYIRYLKDPMREVDDAFREWTAAGGATYTTIARSLMNLEDAGHAPPRSLHP; from the coding sequence GTGCAGTTGTTCTTCGCCGATCAGCGGAAGGTCTGGAAGGTAGGCCAGGTCGCTGGACTGAGTCATGCAGAGCTGTCAGCTCTGTTTGCGCGACGCATGGTGCCCACGGGTACGCCGATCCTGCTGGATGGGGCGATGCGGCCGGTGGAGCCGGTGTCGTCGTGGTTCCGGTCGCTGGCCCTGGAGCGCAAGGACGCGAAGACGATGCGGTCGTACGCGTACTCCGTGCTGATGCTGCTGCACTTCCTCCTGGCCCGGGGCGCGGACCTGCGGTCAGCCGCGGAGACGGACCTCCGGGAGTTTCGACTTCTCCGGCAGGACGAGGCGGAGGAGGTGATCGGCGACGCCGCATGGGACCGTGACTGGGCAGCCATCGAGTCGCTCTACCGCTTCCTGATCCGGACCGGCGCCGTTGCCCAGCAGCCCTGGCGAGCGACGCCGCAAGGGTCGGGGCTCGCCAGCGGGATCCAGCCTGACCTGCGGGTCCGGCACATGGAGCTTGATCAGTACCTCTACCTACGGGACGTAGGTTTCGGTGGGCTGGCTCCGGACGCCGGGTTGGATGTGTTGTTCCGGGGCTGGCGCCCTCACCGCAACCGGGCGGCCTGCGAGCTGGCGTTGATGACGGGGATGCGGATCCAGGAGTGGTCCACCCTGCTGCTGCCCGAGCTCGGCCTGATCGGCGGCCAGCGGCCAGCGTTTACAGATATCGATCTGAAGGCTAGCGCCAAGTTCGGCCGACCACGCTCGGTCTATGTCGCGCCGGACCCGATGGAACTGCTCGATCCCTATCTACTTCTCGAACGTCCGGAGATCGTGGCCAAAGCCCAGCGCTCGCTCCGACGCCGGCACCGCGAGCTATTCGTGGTCCAGCGGCTGGAGGCCGAAGGCACGAAGCTTCGCGGGGTGCTTGACGGCCTGACGATCACGCGAACGATCAAAAACATGAAGCCGGGCCTGCGCCGTCTGGCGGTGTTGGAGACCGGGGAAGGCCTGGACCCGCTGGCGTTGTTCATCGGCCAGGGCGGCCGGATGCTCACCTTCTCGGCCTGGGACCGGATCCGCTGGAGGGCCTGGGACCGGCTGAAGGCATGGTCCGGCGACCGGCACGCGCCGGTCCTGCCTGGGCGGTGCTGGGTCTATCACGACCTGAGGCACACCTTCGCCTTGCGGCTGCTGATCTTCCTGACGCGCGAGGCCCTCAACGACGCCGAGGGCCAGGGCCTGCCGATGTCCACGCTGCTGGACCACATGACCGGCAATCCGTTGCTGGTGGTCCAGCGCCGCTTGGGCCACGCGCACCCGTCGACCACCTACCGCTACATCCGCTACCTGAAGGACCCGATGAGGGAGGTCGATGACGCCTTCCGCGAGTGGACGGCCGCCGGCGGCGCAACCTACACCACGATCGCCCGCAGCCTGATGAACCTGGAGGACGCCGGTCATGCCCCGCCGCGGTCACTACACCCGTGA